The proteins below are encoded in one region of Apium graveolens cultivar Ventura chromosome 4, ASM990537v1, whole genome shotgun sequence:
- the LOC141717237 gene encoding uncharacterized protein LOC141717237, which produces MHEDLKSEYLEVEDPFILWENLKDRFDHQKLVYLPAAENDWANLRLQDFKSVRAYSSALFKISSRLIMCGEKVTEKRKIDKTLSTFHPNNINLAEMYRERKFTKFGDLLSTLLVAEQNHELVIKNHQSRPTGSAPLPEVNNMSFQQNVRGKGYRGGRGQGRYRGRGRSHGHFRPYNNSGHRKWQSESQSKRKAPRGGKTENICYRCGMDGHWTRNCHAPDHLVKQYQSSQKSKEKMEQLQRLIMLSYT; this is translated from the exons ATGCATGAAGATTTAAAATCTGAGTACTTAGAAGTCGAGGATCCctttattttatgggaaaatctaAAGGATAGGTTCGATCACCAGAAACTAGTTTATCTACCTGCAGCTGAAAATGATTGGGCTAATTTAAGACTTCAGGATTTTAAGAGTGTCCGAGCATATAGCTCTGCTTTGTTCAAAATAAGTTCCAGGCTTATTATGTGTGGTGAGAAAGTTACGGAAAAAAGAAAAATCGATAAAACACTATCAACTTTTCACCCTAACAATATCAACTTAGCAGAGATGTACAGGGAGCGAAAATTTACTAAGTTCGGGGATCTTCTATCAACTCTCCTCGTTGCTGAACAGAATCATGAATTGGTGATTAAGAATCATCAATCCCGTCCAACAGGATCTGCCCCATTACCTGAAGTAAATAACATGTCATTCCAGCAGAATGTACGTGGAAAAGGGTATAGAGGTGGACGGGGCCAAGGGCGGTACCGTGGACGAGGTCGGAGCCACGGGCATTTTCGTCCATATAACAACTCTGGTCACCGGAAGTGGCAATCTGAATCACAGAGTAAAAGAAAGGCACCACGAGGAGGAAAAACTGAAAATATTTGCTATAGGTGCGGCATGGATGGGCACTGGACACGTAATTGTCATGCCCCAGATCATCTTGTTAAGCAATACCAATCTTCACaaaaatcaaaagagaaaatg GAACAGCTACAGAGGTTAATAATGCTGTCATATACTTAA
- the LOC141717241 gene encoding putative protease Do-like 14 codes for MGDQIPNDSAKSEVCYIHKLSVKWPKFSKYDCNEYLDPDTKAAVINASSSVTALISFSGGVKLTRGSGTIIERHDDSIIVLTSTNLIRRSTSRKSRRPTSQEFGRNKLARDITVHAHLCDSEVYRGGEVYAHDFDFNLAIIRFSSIPSSGAAKVAKIASIDDSLILGDRVIVMGRYFAEPFEPMAAPGDYRLKKISYDCKQLFTTNCKITRCGDGGPLINSLGELIGIAFFDPFSTPCLPINIAYKWWDHCKEYGKFCRPFLGFEAMSLFAADIGLIERVIHNFPDAHKGLVVEKIVPDSPAYLAGLRVHDVIVKCDGKPVQSFLELFEILLEKVGVLVELSLIRAGHDTHTQLNIVFVEATSAQFNRWPVHKERVLIRYA; via the exons ATGGGGGATCAAATCCCTAATGACAGCG CTAAATCTGAAGTGTGCTACATACATAAGTTGAGTGTTAAGTGGCCAAAGTTCTCAAAGTATGATTGCAATGAGTATCTTGATCCTGACACCAAGGCAGCTGTTATAAATGCTTCATCTTCAGTCACTGCCCTCATTTCTTTCTCTg GCGGCGTTAAATTAACTCGAGGTTCTGGTACTATTATTGAGAGGCATGATGATTCCATCATTGTACTCACCTCCACAAATCTTATCAGGCGATCTACTTCCAGAAAGTCTAGGCGGCCTACATCCCAGGAGTTTGGAAGAAATAAATTGGCTCGTGATATTACG GTTCATGCGCACTTATGTGACAGTGAAGTTTATAGGGGTGGAGAAGTCTATGCTCACGACTTTGATTTTAATCTTGCTATAATAAGGTTCTCCTCGATACCTTCTTCTGGAGCTGCCAAAGTTGCAAAGATAGCAAGCATCGATGATTCACTTATCCTCGGAGATAGAGTTATTGTCATGGGGCGTTATTTTGCCGAACCATTTGAACCGATGGCTGCTCCGGGTGATTATCG GCTTAAAAAAATATCATACGATTGCAAACAACTTTTTACGACGAATTGCAAAATTACAAGG TGTGGTGATGGAGGGCCTTTGATAAACTCTCTTGGAGAGCTGATTGGTATTGCATTTTTTGATCCCTTTTCTACACCTTGTTTGCCGATAAACATAGCCTATAAATGGTGGGATCATTGCAAAGAATATGG GAAATTTTGCCGTCCATTTCTGGGATTTGAAGCAATGAGCCTGTTTGCAGCCGATATAGGCCTTATTGAGAGAGTTATCCACAACTTTCCTGATGCTCATAAAGGATTAGTTGTTGAAAAG ATCGTACCAGATTCACCGGCTTATTTGGCAGGATTACGTGTCCATGATGTAATCGTAAAATGTGATGGGAAACCTGTCCAGAGTTTTTTAGAG CTTTTCGAAATCTTATTGGAGAAGGTTGGAGTTCTAGTAGAATTGAGTCTCATACGAGCGGGTCATGATACCCATACACAACTTAATATAGTTTTTGTTGAGGCGACATCGGCTCAATTTAACAG GTGGCCTGTTCATAAAGAGAGAGTATTGATTCGGTATGCTTGA
- the LOC141717466 gene encoding putative WRKY transcription factor 40 has product MEYSSSFVDTSLDLNAKPLQLFSETPRQQVQSSFIDFGIRTSVKEENNGALIEELNRVNTENKKLTEMLTVMCENYNTLRNNLTDYMNKNPESTKKRKSAERSSNTSCMIKNNASSAKNNDNSESCSTDEDHNSTKKPKVEHVKAKISRVYFRSEASDTTGLIVKDGYQWRKYGQKVTRDNPSPRAYFKCSYAPTCPVKKKVQRSIDDQSILVATYEGEHSHPQPAKVEHNDSSSKQCATPTSLPCSTSLNLSAPTLTLDMKKSKSITEDANRKTTTKKIDSPEFQQFLVDQMASSLTKDPSFKAALAAAISGKILQQNQQRNGEH; this is encoded by the exons ATGGAATATTCAAGTAGTTTTGTTGATACTTCTTTGGATCTTAATGCTAAGCCTCTTCAGCTCTTCAGCGAAACCCCG AGACAACAAGTACAAAGCAGTTTTATTGATTTTGGAATCAGGACTTCTGTAAAAGAAGAG AATAACGGAGCTTTGATAGAGGAACTGAACAGGGTGAATACAGAAAACAAGAAATTAACAGAAATGTTAACTGTCATGTGCGAGAACTACAACACGTTGAGAAACAATTTGACGGATTACATGAACAAGAATCCTGAATCGACAAAGAAGAGAAAAAGCGCGGAACGCAGCAGCAACACGTCTTGCATGATCAAGAACAATGCTAGCAGTGCAAAAAACAATGACAATTCAGAGAGTTGTTCAACTGATGAAGATCACAATTCGACAAAGAAACCAAAAGTAGAACATGTCAAAGCCAAGATCTCGAGGGTCTATTTTCGGAGTGAGGCATCTGATACTACAGGCTTAATAGTGAAAGATGGATATCAATGGAGAAAATATGGACAGAAAGTTACCAGAGATAATCCTTCTCCTAGAGCTTACTTTAAATGCTCGTACGCTCCTACTTGTCCCGTAAAGAAGAAG gTTCAGAGGAGTATCGATGATCAATCTATATTGGTTGCGACATATGAAGGAGAGCACAGCCATCCGCAACCTGCAAAAGTGGAGCACAATGATTCGAGCTCTAAACAATGTGCAACACCAACCTCGCTTCCTTGCTCAACTTCTCTCAATTTATCAGCACCTACACTTACTCTCGACATGAAAAAATCGAAGTCCATAACCGAAGATGCCAACAGAAAAACTACTACTAAAAAAATTGATTCACCAGAGTTCCAACAGTTCTTAGTAGATCAAATGGCTTCGAGCTTAACAAAAGACCCGAGTTTTAAAGCAGCACTGGCAGCTGCAATATCAGGGAAAATTCTCCAGCAAAATCAGCAGAGAAACGGTGAACATTAA